The genomic segment TTAATCTCCCGGCCAATTGCTTGACTCTTTCTCTGGTCACCTGATCATGACCAGAGAGCATTTGTTTGTTCACCTGGGCCGTCGTGTGGCGTTTTTGTTATCCGCTCCTTTTTGAAAGCCTTGTCTGTTCCCTCATTTCTGTATTTGAAAACCCGTTCACTCATTTACTCATTAATACATTCTGGCTCTTTAGGAGTGGGAGCCTTTCCCAAGTGCcgccctcttcttttttttttgtaatttgaaaatgatttatttttattttgcgtATGCCtgcttgtttgtatgtatatcaTATGCAggagcccttggaggccagaaaaggccatCGGTCCTCTAGAACAGGGGGTATGGGTGGTTGTTAGCCGCCTAGTGTTGTCCTGAACCCGTAtactccacaagagcagcaagtgcccttaactgctaaattgtaaagggattttttttaacgTGTATgatttccctctctgtctctgtctctgtctctgtctctgtctgtatgtgtgtgtgtgtgtgtgtgtgtgtgtgtgtgtgtgtgtgtgtgtgtgttgtgtgccagTGCACGCACACGTACCACAGTACAAATTATGTAGATTGTAGGACAACTCtccggagtcagttctcttctctccAACTCGGGTTCACAGGCTTGATGGCAAAtgccttcaccactgagccacctctcaggccgacttcctcttccttctcaatAGCCCACTCCGTCTGTGTCACGCCACCTGTCTTCCCGCCTCCACCTGAGCCACACTGTGCCTGGCCCTTCTCCTCCtaacctttccttttttcctgttcCCGCTCACTTGACTGAAGTAACTCACCTCCCCGTCTATAGGTGGCGGGCTTGAGAGCAAACAGGACTAAGTCCAGTCTTGTTCCCTCCTCCATGCTTAGATCTACATCCAAACGACCACACTGACTGTGTCCCTGAGCCTGAGTGCGTCGGTGTCCCTTGGCATGCTCTACGTGCCCAAAACCTACGTCATCCTCTTCCATCCGGAGCAGAATGTGCAGAAGCGGAAGCGCAGCCTCAAGACAACCTCCACGGTGGCAGCCCCGCCCAAGAGCGAGAACACAGAAGATGCTAAGTAGCAAGGTGGAGTGTGGGTGCCACAGGTTGCTCCCTgtcctttctttgcttctcctggcttcaCAGTGGAAGCTGTGAAGGACCTACAGTGACCATCAGAGGCTGGGAATGTGTGAAGACCATGTCCAGCACAGCTAGGCATGCCTTCAGAAAGAGCTGGATCCTGAGCCATGCTGGACTTCTGCTTTCCTGGGCATGCCAACCTCATCATTCCGCCCTTCCTACCCACAATAGGAAATACTCACTTCCAGTTTCTACCTTAAGACTAAACGGATGCCTTCTGGGCAGGCATTCATAGACCATGGTGAAGTCAGGGCTTGCCAGGTCGGGTGAGATTTATCTTGATCCAACAGCATAACCTTGGGGCTTGCCAGGGTGTCAGTATGTGAGATCCACAACATGAAATCCAGGGTTAGAGCTTAGGGGATTGCAACTGCCACAAAAGGAAACCTTGGGGGGGGGTCTGTATTTAGGGAGATATCATTTTCGTGGCACAGAGGGGCAGAGCCTGTATGAGAGTCCTGGAAGCCAGGGTGGGCCTGCAGCATAGAGTGGGTTGAGACAGGGAACTGGGGCAGCCTTCTGTGAGGTTGTTTCCCGTTCGGTCTTCTCCACAGGGTCCTCCACAAAGTTTGGCAGCGTTTCTTTGCTGTGTATGTTCTTGTAAATTGCTCCAACCTGAAGAAATGCCAACACAttagtgtgtgagagagaataaaGAACAACTGGACTTTGTTCAGGGGGTTCCAGGAACAGTCTTGTTTCTGTAGTgaggattattattattgtttttttcttgagacaaggtctcactatgtagccctggctgtcctgaaactatgcagaccagctggccttgaactcacagagatctgcctgcctctgcttcccaagtgctgggatcaaaggtgtgtgtagCTATGCCTGGCTTAATTTTAAATAAGGTTGGCTCTAAAGGCTCTCCTGCACATGTTCTTGGAGTGCCCTCTAAAAGGTGGGTACGAGGCACATGGAGGAAGCTACTGGAGTACCATGCATGGACTTTCATTTTCTACTAATCTTTCTTTTACAGAGCTGGTGTTTAGTTAGGgaattttgtttcctgtttttaaatgtattgagTTAGCTGTTTTAACTTATTGTGAATTCTCCAGTATTTAAGGTATAGGACTAAATTTTGAAAATGAGCTGCACTTCAGTGGACAGATGCTCCAAGGTATAGTGAGTTTTGACCTGGAGGTGCAATACTTGAGCATTCTGAGACCACCACCAAAGCTTCTCTGCAGACTGTTTCTGCTGTATAGATCCCCGTACCCTCTCCATGTGTTCCCAGTTTGTCTGTCCACAGTTCAAAGCGTGGCATCGCATTTACTGCTGAATGCTTTTTGAGGCTCCTGCTAAGGCTCCTGTCCTGCCTGAGTCCCCGGAAGTGTGAAATGTGTCCTCTTGAGGAACAAGAATGTGATTGATCTCTTCCAGAGTCAGTGAGTCAAGGTCTGAATAAAGGGTTTCTTGTACttcctgctttgtgtttctctgatgTGCAGTGAGTTTTGACTTCTAGTTGAACACTTTACCTTTTTACTTTTTGCATTCATGTGGTTTACCTGAGGCTCTGACTTAGAATGATTTCTAATGTTTTCTACTGACTGCACTACATGGATTCCTCACCAGATGAAGTTACCGACTAGAATCCTGGCCTCCTGCCAAATACCACACTTCCTGTCCAGTTATCCTTGTCCTCTGGTGGGAATTCCTtaatacacagtgagttccaccCGCCTCCTATGGCTTTCTCATATGCATTCCGTTGTTGGTTTTCTCCATATCACGACCAGTTTTGTACAGAGTGATAGAGCCTCTGTTATTGGGAGCTTGTCATATTGAATACATCCATGAGGTGTCTTTCCTTTCTGAATTCTTCAGTGTATCCAAGTGACTTAGTTGTGAAGTTTTTGTCACATGTATGACATGCTTGCTTCTTGGAAACTTACCCCCAATATTCCATTATACATATTGCTTTTCACTTTACTGAGTGAATTCTAGTTAACAAATATAACATTCCCCAGAAGTTTGACTTCAGTTTTCTGTTGCTTCTTTAGTATTCAGTTCGCAGAGTTTCCtcttaaatgtaataaaatattcaatTGTATATAAATTTCTTCCATCATCTAAAGAATGAATGATCTTCAGAAATACCCTTAACTGTgtagcatggtggtacatgctggaTACAGtagagtcaggagttcaaagccaacctcagctacatggttggttcaaggccagcctgggctatatgagaccctcatttcaagaaacaaagaaaatcaacAGCAAAAATGAAATACTCTTTATTATTCTGAATGCTTTTATTTCTAAATGTAAAAATTTCCCTAAATAGTTTTCATCTCTTGGGATTTAGAGGTGGGGGCTGCTTGAGTGTTAGATGGACAGAAATGAAATGCTGATAGTTTTCATTAGTATATTTGGCAATGAAGTAACTTCATCCAGGGGATCCAgctccctctcctggcttccagagGCACTAGGCAAGtgcaatatacatacataaacatgcaaGCAAAGTACCCACACACGTAAATAGCAAACAGAGAAAACTTGAGATTAGGTCCGGTCTACCACTTACTAGATGGGTGACCTTGGCCAGGATAATTCATTTCTAGGTGAACAACACCACAGTCTCCttggaggcatcagatcccctggagctagagttacaggcagtagtgagccatctgatgttggtgctgggagcCCAATtccagtcccctggaagagcaggaagtgcttgTAATTTCCGAGCTAATCTCTAGCCACCAGAAGGCCATTTGGAAAGCAGTCAGTGGACACAGAAGAAGGTGACAGGTTGGGATATGCAACTTAAGATTGCCAGGGCCAGGCAATCTTAGGTAAATGGGAAAGGAACCCAGAATAAAACCAGGGGagttgagaaaagaagaaaactagaGAAATTTGAAAGGGCAGGTAGTTCCAGTGGCTGCTTGTGGGAGTCCACAAACACAAGGACACTTTAGATGGAACACCCCCCAAGCCTCCCTTGAGCAGAATGACACTGGTACTTCTGATGTGTCTTCCTGCTGGGCAGCTCAGCGGGATAAAGGAAAGCTCTGAAGGGAGGTGGCTCTTCAGCTCCCCAGAGTCCAGATGAGGAGACCAAGGAGACTGACATTGCAAGCAGGCTCAGCActtcctccacacaggcacaggcaggtCACCAGAAGACAGTATCCAGAGTGTTGGGAGCCGTCTCTGCACACTGTGTGGAGCCCAGAGGGCGAATGGGATGTGTAGTAAGAGCTTCTGAAGACATGCCATGGACAGCTTGCTAACTGTAATCCTGAAGGTCCCAAGCACTGGTCCTTCTGCCATGGTTTCAGTACATAAGTGGTCAGTCATTAAGACTATGACATCTAGAGATGGAAAGAATTGCTCTTCCTAGCAACTGCCTTGAAATTAACCTGACTAGCAGGGGGTGGGGAAAAGCCCTTCTCAATAACCTGAAGTCTTGTCTAAAACCAGGCAGATCAGAAGAGAGCATGTgggagaaaatttttttttctgagacagggtatctctctctatagacctggctgtcctcaaactcggagatctgcttgcctctacctcctaagcactgggattaaaggcctgcaccaccactcctggctagaGGACAAACTTATCTCAAGGTTCCTGGAAATGCACTCTAGGGGTTAAAGGTGATGCTGAGGTATTCCCATCAGCCATGTAGATAGCTCATGCTACTTCAGATTAGAAAAGGACAGAATACCTAGGCAATGGCTTTCCTAGTCAAGGTGGGACAACACACTGTCAACCACCTGGTAGGACATCATAAAGCCACCGTCCAGCCAAGCACCACTACAAGACATTCAAGTTGGCCCAGGTATATTTAACAGGCTATTTACTGCCTTTCTGCTCCCCAGAAAGGGATGAGTGAATAACACGATTTCAGAAGCTACACCTGAGGAAGATAAGTTCCGAGAACAGGAGACTGTAGCCACTCTCCTAGGCTGTCACTAAGGAAAAGGAGACGGTTACCCTGACACAGGGGCAGTGCTTGCCATCTGGAGGCAGCACTTTCGTTACAAAAAGATGAACAGCAAACTCAGAAATGTGACTCTCAAGCTGGACACTTGGGagcccaaggcaggaggattaccataaatttgaggccaacttggactTAGTGAGTTTTGGACAGGCTTGGCTTACAGAGATCTTTATCTCAAAACAagccaatacaaaacaaaaaggaacttGAAAACTCTCAGAGACTCAAGGTAAAGGCAAGGGAGGGTTTGTGTAAGGACCCAGCAGGTCATATGGATAGTGCGGAAAGCAGACCTCAGTACCAGGGAACATGGTGCTGCAGGTTAATTCACAATCTGCAAATCCAGCCACGtgagactgaagatggatgcctgcacacacaccctTGGTAGTGCCACGTAACTTCTTTGCATAATGGAGGACATACGTTTTCAGTCACTTAACATGAGAGGACTGGCCCACATAGGTGGGCTTTATTTGCTGAAAACTGAACTTGGCTTTGAGGTGCCCAAAGCTTCCAGGTTTATGCAACAACCTAGAGTCTGACATGAtataaaatttccttttctttaactgTACCACTTTAGGGAACAAGACTGCCCAGCTTCAAAAATGGCACTTCCACAAACCAGGAAGCAGGAACTTCCCTCCTGGTTTATTGGCTCCTCCATCTTCATTGTGGAGTACATACCACCTTGCAGTAGTACAGGTCCTTTGTTCCTTTTGGTGTGGGAGAGTGTCCCCAGGGCCTGCATATAGGAAGATGCATGGTTGTGACTGGGATTTCTACAACAAAAATATTGAGGGATTAGTGATGGTGAAAGTCCCGCCTGTAGGATTAGCCTGTCACAGCCTTTTGGGACTGGATCTGGCCCTGGCTAGAGAATGTCAATGGTGCTGCTGTTCATCTCAGGACCCATGGAATTGCTTGATATGTTATTCAACACTATCAGAACAAGCGTCTTTAAGTAGTGGGATGCCCCAatggaggaaaagaaatgaactttCAAACATATAGGCAGAACTTATAGGCATATTGCTTTTATAGAACACAGAGTTAATACCTTCAGAAACTCAGACAAAATCTGGACAAGGACCAGGATGCGCAGTTCAATAATATGGGAGTGGCAGATTGGCAGATACACTCTAATTCAGTAGCTATAGAAGACTGACCAGGAACAAGTCATGGGTCAGAGCACCTGAACACTGGCCTTAGAGCCCTTGTCTCTTGTCAGCTGTATATGGGGAGATGACAAGTCACAAAAGTGGAAGTGGCCAGGAATACCAACGACAACTAGATGGTAGGGACTATCCCACATGAAATTGATCAAGCCCCTGACTCCTGTGGACAGTGTAACTTTACTATGGTTTGGAATGGCTAGAGGGTAATGGCTACCAGGGAAAAGCCCGTATTTAGGTATTACCAGTATCGTAGTTAGCTGAGGTCTTGTACAACCGAGTGATACAATACCTTTGATGACTCTTTACCTCCAGAAAGAGACTTTGAGTTCTGAAAGCTAGATTTAGGTGTGAAATCGAGTATCATGGACATCTACCGATTTTGCAATTCAGATTTGCATTATGAATGAGGTCCATGGTGGTGATAACAAGGAACACAGTAATAATAGAGCTAAGTCAGAAGAAGGTCACACGATTCAAGTGAACCTTCCCAGGAGAACACATGTAAGAAGCAAGTGGACAGGTAAACCAGGAGATTTGACAAAAAGTGGCTGAAACAGAAGCAGAACCATGAGAAGCATGATTTAAATGATTCTTGACTCATGCATGGGTGACTGACAGCAACTTCTCTAAACTAGGCATCCGGGATGTGGGTGAGGGGAGACAAAGGGTTCTGTTAAAAATGGCAACTTTCTTATAGAAGAAAATCTAGAATAAAATTCACCATTTTCTTACTTTTCATTTGCTTCTCactcttaatttttataattttataattatcttAACAAATTGCAAATTTGATAAACTGACATTTATACTTTTAATGAAGTTTCATTTTGGTTCTAATACTTGGTAATTCAGGCCAATTTAAAAAAAGTACTACTATCAGTACAACTAATAGCAGTACTAAAGAGAAAGGTGTGTTTGCCATCCTTAACAGTCTCAAAACCCACGGCACCGTGAAACTTGGCTCCTAGCAAATACAACCATCCTAATAAAAGACTCCATTGtgattctttatgttttctcttatattcaATAATTAATGACATCAGTCCCACAGTACTTCCATATGAGCGGCATTCATACATATCATTTTTCTCCAATATGATGCCTCTGATGCTGGATGAGGTTTGCAGTCTGgttgaaggctttcccacatttgttacatttataaggtttctctcctgtgtgaatcctctgATGCTGAGTGAGGTGTGTGCTTCGTATAAAGGCTTTCCCACAGATTTTACATTTGTATGGTTTCTCTCTTGTATGAATTCTCTTATGTTGGGTAAGGGCTGAATGGTCACTGAAAGCTTTCTCACAGATGTTACACATGTacggcttctctccagtatgaatccTCTGATGCTGTGCCAGGGCTGACTGGTCCCTGAAAGCTTTCTCACACAAGCCACAtctgtaaggtttttctccagtgtgaattTTCCGATGTCTCGCAAAAGATGAATTGTCCCTGAATGCTTTGccacattcactacatttatatggtttctccccagtgtgaatTCTCTGGTGTTCAGTAAGGGAAGAGTTCACCctgaaggcttttccacattcactgcattcaaagggtttctctccagtatgtattctctGGTGCTGAAGAAAACTTGTACTCTGattgaaggctttcccacattcattacatttatagggtttctcaccaCTGTGAATGTTCTGGTGTTTGGTAAGATGTGCTCTGCAAACGAAAGCTTTGTCACAAATGTTACATTGgaaaggtttctctccagtatgtattctatGATGGTGGGAGAGATGTATGTTCCGGATAAAGGCTTTTCCGCAGACGTTGCATTCAaaaggcttttctccagtatggattttcTGGTGGTAGGTAAGTGAAGAGCTCACGGAGAAGGCCTTGCCACAGtccttacattcatatggtttctcacCAGTGTGAATTCTTTGGTGATGGATAAGGTGTGTACTCTGGtgaaaggct from the Peromyscus eremicus chromosome 8a, PerEre_H2_v1, whole genome shotgun sequence genome contains:
- the Znf454 gene encoding zinc finger protein 454, encoding MAVSHLPALVQDLVTFKDVAVLFTQEEWRRLSSAQRALYRDVMSENYSNLVSLGLSGSKPDVFFHLEKADKCMSEDAPEGFVLDWITMTTSKKFLRADIPKKESDQWIMKERITRGTHWECANLLDWQYQEGQEVRLRQVVLTQQCTPSMLSGQKVEAAEVCTGSSLPIQSQQSQASKKALECSECGKAFSKRSTLKKHQKIHTEKLNTSQKMPIKDKRYECRECGKAFHQSTHLIHHQRIHTGEKPYECKDCGKAFSVSSSLTYHQKIHTGEKPFECNVCGKAFIRNIHLSHHHRIHTGEKPFQCNICDKAFVCRAHLTKHQNIHSGEKPYKCNECGKAFNQSTSFLQHQRIHTGEKPFECSECGKAFRVNSSLTEHQRIHTGEKPYKCSECGKAFRDNSSFARHRKIHTGEKPYRCGLCEKAFRDQSALAQHQRIHTGEKPYMCNICEKAFSDHSALTQHKRIHTREKPYKCKICGKAFIRSTHLTQHQRIHTGEKPYKCNKCGKAFNQTANLIQHQRHHIGEK